The following coding sequences lie in one Fimbriiglobus ruber genomic window:
- a CDS encoding organic hydroperoxide resistance protein — protein sequence MTAIEKVLYTGKTHTTGGRDGASRSSDGRLDIQLASPGAPGNGTNPEQLFAAGWSACFIGAMGLAAAKMKVSIPADRAIDAEVDLCLTDGAYFIQARLNVSLPGLSREVAQALVDAAHQTCPYSKVTRGNIHVVISLVQA from the coding sequence ATGACCGCGATCGAAAAAGTGCTTTACACCGGTAAGACTCACACCACAGGTGGCCGCGATGGAGCGTCCCGCAGCTCGGACGGACGCCTCGACATCCAACTCGCGTCCCCCGGTGCCCCCGGAAACGGGACCAATCCAGAACAGTTGTTCGCTGCCGGATGGTCGGCTTGTTTCATTGGAGCAATGGGGCTGGCCGCCGCCAAGATGAAAGTTTCGATTCCGGCGGACCGGGCCATCGACGCCGAAGTCGATCTGTGTCTCACGGACGGTGCCTACTTCATTCAAGCTCGGCTCAACGTGAGCTTGCCGGGGTTGAGCCGCGAAGTCGCCCAAGCACTGGTGGATGCAGCGCACCAGACGTGCCCGTATTCCAAAGTCACCCGCGGAAACATCCACGTCGTGATTAGCCTTGTTCAGGCCTGA
- a CDS encoding sigma-70 family RNA polymerase sigma factor, with product MGDERTTAVVQRYLDELAGDAPAEPVVRALLDRAVRRLQQLCATLLYRSYPRLTRPPLNLQTDEMLSAVVERLLKALREARPATVRQFFALAGQHMRWELNDIGRRLDDQPPAVELPDGMVPAPARSDSSLSAVGRQIFEAIDGLPEGEREAFDLVRVQGMTQAEAAALLGVSVMTVNRRLNRSVQLLTETLRDLRPAP from the coding sequence ATGGGCGATGAACGCACAACGGCCGTCGTCCAGCGATACCTTGATGAACTGGCCGGTGACGCCCCGGCCGAACCGGTCGTCCGGGCGCTTTTGGACCGGGCTGTTCGCCGGTTGCAACAGCTCTGTGCGACGCTCCTGTACCGCAGCTATCCCCGACTGACCCGACCGCCACTCAATCTTCAGACGGATGAGATGCTGAGTGCCGTGGTGGAGCGATTACTCAAAGCGCTGCGCGAGGCCCGACCCGCGACCGTACGCCAGTTCTTCGCCCTAGCCGGCCAGCATATGCGCTGGGAGCTGAACGATATCGGCCGCCGCTTAGATGATCAGCCGCCCGCCGTGGAGTTGCCCGACGGGATGGTGCCCGCCCCGGCGAGGAGTGACTCCAGTCTCTCGGCTGTCGGCCGCCAGATATTCGAGGCGATCGACGGGTTGCCGGAGGGTGAGCGGGAGGCGTTCGACCTGGTGCGTGTCCAGGGGATGACGCAAGCCGAGGCGGCCGCGCTACTCGGCGTCTCAGTGATGACGGTGAACCGCCGATTGAACCGGAGCGTCCAGTTGCTGACCGAGACGTTGCGCGACCTGCGCCCGGCTCCGTAA
- a CDS encoding serine/threonine-protein kinase, with protein MSDDPRMLLLLDELFASQSTPEEVCASCPELLPLVRQRWQQLCYVRGELDALFPPERDPDQGPPALPLDGNALPVVPGYEVEGVLGRGGMGIVFRARHLRLKRIVALKMVVAGAYAGPHERARFQREAEAVAVLRHPNVVQVYDIGESDGQPYFTMELVEGGSLAEKLAGTPLPAREAATHLATLAGAVHAAHQSGIVHRDLKPANVLLTAEGTPKISDFGLARRLGGEAGLTRTGTAVGTPSYMAPEQARGQTDATGPTADIYALGAILYELLTGRPPFRAETAAETVHQLLTQDPVPPSRLNGKVPRDLETICMKCLHKEPRLRYVSAAALADDLGHFLRGEAIAARPEGLPARLGRRIRRRPALSAALAVSSLLAVALAGGGAWTLSKQEAAKRAAEAEEAALERAADADLKEMAVFFQKSSWLEAKAARERASGRVGDRGSMSLHTRLRQGERDLKLAELLDEIKLGSAIDPKVVGYEKAFEDAGIGKIGDDPVVVAKRIMESNIRPALVNALDFWASRVDPSYATWLLAVARNADPDPQGWRDRFRDPHVRKNKKVLAALVDSAKVDDTPVNLLVTLGELLQECGGDAIPFLVKVQRRYPNDLWANFILGHLATTPADATRYYQAALAIRPGTPVLYFNLGYSMFWSQRLDDALYFYSEAVRLDPAIAPYRAGLGKCLLDLGRDREAHEQFQQGLALQPDKTTFFLLQNGLRKALVRQQRWSEAQISWGKALELAPSEHKEWYGYAELCLFLGRESEYCMARKALLATFSTSSDPYIAERTSRACMLLPASEKELHQAAALAEHAVAADPSKYSPGVPYFQFVRGLAEYRKGHFDVAITVMREEALRIPGPAPRLLLAMALHKTGQETEARKTLAAAMLRNDWRSNQVRDQDEWIFHVLRREAEGMILPNLPAFLEGKYQPRDNDERLGLLGVCQFTNRPLSLSRLYAAAFAIAPQLAEDLGTRPLAQAACAAALAGCGYGNDAVGTNELERVRWRAQARQWLREDLEANQKLLDREPAKTGTLVKKALNSLKDDIDLSCIRDPSALSRLPVDEQKECIRLWAEINDLLRRAVGGK; from the coding sequence ATGTCCGATGACCCGCGAATGCTATTACTCCTCGACGAACTCTTTGCCTCGCAGTCCACGCCGGAAGAGGTGTGCGCCTCGTGCCCCGAGCTGCTCCCGCTAGTGCGTCAGCGGTGGCAGCAACTGTGTTATGTTCGCGGCGAACTCGACGCGCTATTTCCGCCCGAGCGCGACCCGGATCAAGGGCCGCCGGCGCTGCCACTCGACGGAAATGCCTTGCCCGTGGTCCCGGGCTACGAAGTCGAAGGCGTGCTGGGTCGCGGCGGCATGGGCATCGTCTTCCGCGCCCGACACCTGAGACTCAAGCGCATAGTCGCACTGAAGATGGTTGTGGCGGGGGCGTACGCGGGTCCGCACGAGCGTGCGCGGTTCCAGCGTGAGGCCGAGGCGGTCGCCGTCCTGCGGCACCCGAACGTCGTGCAAGTCTACGACATCGGCGAATCGGACGGTCAGCCCTACTTCACGATGGAGTTGGTCGAGGGCGGCAGTCTGGCCGAGAAACTTGCCGGCACTCCCCTGCCGGCCCGCGAGGCTGCCACGCACTTGGCCACTCTGGCCGGAGCCGTCCACGCGGCCCACCAGTCCGGAATCGTACACCGCGACCTGAAGCCCGCGAACGTGCTGCTCACCGCCGAGGGCACTCCGAAAATCAGCGACTTCGGTTTGGCCCGGCGATTGGGTGGTGAGGCCGGGCTGACTCGGACCGGCACCGCAGTCGGAACGCCGAGCTACATGGCCCCCGAGCAGGCCCGGGGCCAGACGGACGCGACGGGACCAACCGCAGACATCTACGCACTGGGAGCGATCCTCTACGAACTCCTAACGGGCCGGCCTCCGTTCCGGGCGGAGACCGCGGCGGAAACGGTGCACCAACTCCTGACCCAGGACCCGGTACCCCCATCGCGGCTCAACGGAAAAGTTCCCCGCGACCTGGAAACCATTTGCATGAAGTGCCTGCACAAGGAGCCACGACTACGCTACGTCAGCGCCGCCGCGTTGGCAGACGATCTGGGCCATTTCCTCCGCGGTGAAGCGATCGCGGCGCGACCCGAAGGGCTGCCGGCGCGGCTGGGCCGCCGCATTCGCCGGCGGCCGGCACTTTCGGCGGCTCTCGCGGTCAGTTCACTGTTGGCGGTCGCTCTGGCGGGTGGCGGGGCGTGGACTCTCTCGAAACAAGAGGCGGCCAAACGAGCCGCGGAAGCCGAAGAAGCGGCCCTAGAGCGCGCGGCGGATGCGGATCTGAAGGAAATGGCCGTGTTCTTCCAAAAGTCGTCCTGGCTCGAAGCGAAAGCCGCCCGCGAGCGGGCGAGCGGGCGGGTCGGTGATCGCGGGTCCATGTCCCTTCATACCCGATTGCGTCAGGGGGAGCGCGACTTGAAGTTAGCCGAACTACTGGACGAGATTAAGCTAGGTAGTGCGATCGATCCGAAAGTGGTGGGTTATGAGAAGGCATTTGAGGACGCCGGGATCGGAAAGATTGGTGATGATCCGGTCGTCGTGGCAAAGCGGATCATGGAATCAAACATCCGACCCGCCCTGGTTAACGCGCTCGATTTTTGGGCTTCCCGTGTCGACCCATCATACGCGACGTGGCTACTCGCCGTGGCCCGGAACGCAGACCCGGACCCCCAGGGCTGGCGCGACCGTTTCCGCGACCCGCACGTCAGGAAAAACAAGAAAGTACTCGCCGCTTTGGTCGACTCGGCCAAGGTGGACGACACGCCCGTGAATCTCCTGGTGACGCTCGGCGAACTCCTGCAAGAGTGCGGCGGCGATGCGATCCCATTTCTGGTGAAAGTCCAACGCCGTTACCCGAACGACCTCTGGGCCAACTTCATCCTGGGACATCTGGCAACAACGCCCGCGGACGCCACCCGATATTACCAGGCCGCTCTGGCGATTCGTCCGGGAACCCCCGTCCTGTATTTCAACCTCGGATACTCCATGTTTTGGAGCCAGCGCCTCGATGACGCCTTGTACTTCTACTCGGAGGCAGTCCGGCTCGATCCGGCAATCGCACCATACCGCGCCGGACTGGGAAAATGTCTGTTGGACCTCGGCCGCGATCGCGAAGCCCACGAGCAATTCCAGCAGGGGCTTGCACTTCAACCAGACAAGACGACATTTTTTCTACTTCAGAACGGCTTGCGGAAGGCTTTGGTCAGGCAGCAACGCTGGAGCGAGGCACAAATCAGTTGGGGGAAGGCACTCGAACTCGCGCCGTCCGAACACAAGGAATGGTACGGGTACGCCGAGCTATGTCTGTTCCTTGGTCGGGAGAGCGAGTACTGCATGGCACGGAAAGCGTTGCTCGCAACCTTTTCAACATCCAGCGATCCGTACATTGCGGAACGGACCAGCAGGGCGTGTATGCTCCTGCCCGCCTCTGAAAAAGAATTGCATCAAGCCGCAGCCCTCGCTGAACATGCCGTGGCCGCCGATCCGTCAAAGTATTCGCCAGGAGTGCCTTATTTTCAATTCGTCCGGGGCCTAGCGGAATACCGTAAGGGCCACTTCGACGTGGCGATTACCGTCATGCGAGAAGAGGCCTTACGGATACCCGGTCCCGCCCCACGCCTCCTCCTCGCTATGGCCCTTCACAAAACAGGTCAAGAAACAGAAGCTCGGAAAACGCTCGCGGCAGCCATGCTTCGGAACGATTGGCGGTCGAATCAAGTACGCGACCAAGACGAATGGATCTTCCACGTTCTCCGCCGCGAGGCGGAAGGTATGATTCTGCCGAACCTGCCGGCATTCTTGGAAGGGAAGTATCAGCCCCGAGATAACGATGAGCGACTGGGTTTATTGGGTGTTTGCCAGTTCACAAACCGTCCCCTCTCATTGTCGCGCTTGTACGCCGCTGCCTTTGCCATCGCACCCCAACTGGCTGAAGACCTTGGGACGAGGCCCTTAGCCCAGGCCGCTTGTGCGGCTGCACTCGCAGGATGTGGCTACGGGAATGACGCGGTCGGAACTAACGAACTAGAGCGAGTTCGATGGCGCGCTCAGGCGCGCCAATGGTTGCGTGAGGATCTCGAAGCGAACCAAAAGCTTCTGGACCGAGAACCCGCAAAAACGGGCACTCTGGTAAAAAAAGCTCTGAACAGTTTGAAGGATGATATCGACTTGTCCTGCATACGCGACCCGAGCGCCTTGAGTAGATTGCCAGTCGACGAGCAAAAAGAGTGTATTCGCTTGTGGGCTGAGATTAACGATCTGCTCCGGCGCGCCGTTGGGGGCAAATAA
- a CDS encoding transposase: MDAAAIYQRFVEQAPAAVLIHGLIQSCMSPEFLDQTAAPHLPASPNPRQLAFADLVEILLPVVFGSATSVRHSYRQATHMHAVATLKCVYERLDRTPPAAVAALVGAVADRVGPLFDTPATGPLRFRTLDGNHLAATQNRLADLAGRPAPLPGQAIVLRDQATGVFVRILLHEDGHANERALHAQLMPAFEPGDVVIADSSFCTEGFLTGVQARGAASVVRHHGGVGLTPVGDRIDHGLVPTGRVYETRVQYAQTALVLRLVEIELCQPTREGITVVGVLTDVPAETLPAPDVAATYLRRRTIEVAFQELADGLRGEVDTLAYPKAALFAFGLAVAVYNLLQVVRRAAEHHAVASGEPIPDPVSPVLLGHEVRSFAAGVATALNGNPDMPTPAWTVERLRAWVKTLARRLTDGRYAKSKRGHRKARPKTPKAPKGSHTATARVLEQRRIKSQ, translated from the coding sequence ATGGATGCGGCCGCCATCTACCAGCGATTCGTCGAACAGGCTCCGGCTGCCGTCTTGATCCACGGTCTGATCCAGAGCTGTATGTCCCCGGAGTTCCTGGATCAAACGGCCGCCCCCCACCTGCCGGCGTCCCCGAACCCCCGCCAACTCGCGTTCGCGGATCTGGTGGAGATCCTATTGCCCGTCGTCTTCGGGTCCGCGACCTCGGTTCGGCACTCGTACCGACAGGCGACCCACATGCACGCCGTGGCGACACTCAAGTGCGTCTACGAGCGACTCGACCGGACCCCGCCGGCCGCCGTCGCCGCACTCGTCGGGGCCGTCGCCGATCGCGTCGGCCCACTGTTCGACACCCCGGCCACCGGACCCCTCCGGTTCCGAACTCTGGATGGGAATCACTTGGCCGCGACGCAGAACCGGTTGGCCGACCTGGCTGGCCGGCCGGCTCCCCTCCCGGGTCAGGCGATCGTTCTCCGGGACCAAGCGACCGGCGTGTTCGTCCGCATCCTGTTGCACGAGGACGGGCATGCGAACGAGCGGGCCCTGCACGCCCAATTGATGCCGGCATTCGAGCCCGGGGATGTGGTCATTGCGGACAGCTCGTTCTGCACCGAAGGGTTCCTCACGGGCGTTCAGGCCCGGGGGGCGGCGTCCGTCGTACGCCACCACGGTGGGGTCGGGTTGACCCCGGTCGGCGACCGGATCGACCACGGGTTGGTCCCGACCGGACGGGTGTACGAGACGCGGGTGCAATACGCCCAGACGGCTCTCGTCCTCCGACTCGTCGAGATCGAACTGTGTCAGCCGACGCGGGAGGGGATCACCGTCGTGGGAGTACTGACCGATGTCCCGGCCGAGACCCTGCCGGCTCCGGACGTGGCGGCCACGTACCTGCGTCGGCGAACGATCGAAGTCGCGTTCCAGGAATTGGCCGACGGGTTGCGCGGGGAGGTCGACACGCTCGCGTACCCGAAGGCCGCGTTGTTCGCGTTCGGGTTGGCGGTCGCCGTGTACAACCTCTTGCAGGTTGTCCGACGGGCAGCCGAGCACCACGCGGTGGCGTCGGGCGAGCCGATTCCGGACCCGGTGTCCCCAGTCCTGTTGGGGCACGAGGTGCGTTCGTTCGCCGCGGGTGTCGCCACCGCGCTGAACGGGAACCCCGACATGCCCACGCCCGCGTGGACGGTGGAGCGGTTGCGGGCGTGGGTCAAGACGTTGGCCCGCCGGTTGACTGACGGGCGGTATGCGAAGAGCAAACGCGGTCATCGCAAGGCGCGACCCAAGACGCCCAAAGCCCCCAAGGGCTCGCACACTGCGACCGCCCGCGTTCTCGAACAACGACGCATCAAAAGTCAATAG
- a CDS encoding phospholipase D family protein codes for MTRRFLTLILLCSPALADPSITVAFSPHGGATEAVVQVISEAKQSVHVAAYGFTSKPVAQALIQAHQRGVEVEVVLDKSNASARYSEAWEIAQAGIPVRIAYQYAIMHDKFVIVDGVTVETGSFNFTTAAEEHNAENVLVLRDDPQVAGAYEANWKKLWADSEIESKLGCSVMHPMIQLLPSLPFGVKIALPV; via the coding sequence ATGACTCGACGCTTCCTCACCCTCATCCTCCTCTGTTCCCCGGCCCTGGCCGATCCCTCGATCACCGTGGCGTTCTCTCCTCACGGTGGAGCTACCGAGGCCGTGGTCCAGGTCATTTCGGAAGCGAAACAATCGGTCCACGTCGCTGCATACGGATTCACGTCAAAACCTGTCGCCCAGGCGCTGATCCAAGCCCACCAGCGGGGTGTCGAGGTCGAAGTGGTGCTGGACAAGAGCAACGCGTCAGCCCGGTACTCGGAGGCATGGGAAATCGCCCAGGCTGGCATCCCGGTCAGGATCGCCTACCAGTACGCGATCATGCACGACAAGTTCGTTATCGTGGACGGGGTGACGGTGGAAACCGGGTCGTTCAACTTTACGACTGCGGCTGAGGAGCATAACGCGGAAAACGTACTGGTTTTGCGGGATGATCCCCAAGTTGCGGGAGCTTACGAGGCGAACTGGAAGAAGTTGTGGGCGGATAGTGAAATTGAAAGTAAATTGGGGTGTTCCGTGATGCACCCTATGATTCAGTTACTCCCATCGCTCCCTTTTGGGGTTAAAATCGCCCTCCCCGTTTGA
- a CDS encoding ArsR/SmtB family transcription factor has protein sequence MIDYKKAKACADLLQALAEPTRLRIIELLLSGKKNVSELARDLKTEIVNVSHHLSVLRHSGLVLNEKHGRQVEYSLHPDYFPDAEAASADFGWCRIEIYAEE, from the coding sequence ATGATCGATTACAAAAAGGCGAAGGCCTGCGCTGACCTCCTCCAGGCGCTGGCGGAACCGACCCGGCTTCGGATCATCGAGCTACTGCTCTCCGGCAAGAAGAACGTCTCCGAACTGGCCCGCGATCTGAAAACTGAGATCGTAAACGTCTCCCACCACCTGAGTGTTCTCCGCCATTCCGGACTCGTTTTAAACGAAAAGCACGGCCGCCAGGTCGAATACTCACTCCACCCGGATTACTTCCCGGATGCAGAAGCGGCTTCTGCGGACTTCGGATGGTGTCGCATCGAAATTTACGCGGAGGAATGA
- a CDS encoding ArsR/SmtB family transcription factor — protein sequence MTDFKQAEQCAKLFLALAEPSRIRIIDILRVDKKTVIDLAMLLKTEIVNVTHHLNVLHEVGLIQRKKFGRVFEYSLNPEMVSEDGAVYLDLGLYRVVLPAVE from the coding sequence ATGACCGATTTCAAGCAGGCGGAGCAGTGTGCCAAGCTCTTTCTTGCGCTCGCGGAACCGAGCCGCATTCGGATAATCGATATTCTCCGCGTGGACAAGAAGACCGTCATCGACCTGGCCATGCTCTTGAAGACGGAAATCGTAAATGTTACTCATCACTTGAATGTGCTGCACGAAGTCGGATTAATTCAAAGAAAGAAGTTCGGTCGGGTCTTCGAGTATTCCTTGAATCCGGAAATGGTATCGGAGGACGGGGCGGTTTACTTAGACCTCGGGTTGTATCGTGTAGTGCTTCCGGCGGTGGAATAA
- a CDS encoding DUF1559 domain-containing protein: MHRDKSRRGFTLIELLVVIAIIAILIGLLLPAVQKVREAASRAKCQNNVKQIALACHNAESTLGLLPPAWGTYGSGIKGPIFFHLLPYVEQTALYASSLLNGVNDCSYGSKYAGGGNPVCGALVKTYQCPSDSTVNTHNDSNWNPSGQTTYADNWQVFANVSAGTGQGSAKLASTFLDGTSNTILFAERVGKCGGVYPLYARWDNQSDAYSPVFAGPSDTTGTTLTPQAGVTIANCNYKQPNSFHTGGVICGLGDGSIRFVSSSVSGTTFWAACTPANSDLLGSDW; this comes from the coding sequence GTGCATCGTGACAAAAGTCGGCGCGGATTTACGTTGATCGAACTGCTGGTGGTTATCGCGATCATCGCCATCCTCATCGGGCTGTTGCTGCCCGCTGTTCAAAAGGTACGAGAAGCGGCTTCGCGGGCTAAATGCCAGAACAACGTCAAACAGATCGCTCTCGCCTGCCACAACGCCGAAAGTACCCTCGGCTTGCTACCCCCAGCCTGGGGAACTTATGGGTCGGGCATCAAGGGGCCGATTTTCTTCCACTTGCTTCCCTACGTCGAGCAGACGGCGTTGTACGCGTCCAGTCTATTAAACGGTGTGAACGATTGCTCATACGGTAGCAAGTACGCGGGAGGTGGCAATCCCGTGTGTGGAGCTCTGGTCAAGACTTACCAATGCCCATCGGATTCGACTGTGAACACCCACAACGACAGCAACTGGAATCCGAGCGGGCAAACTACCTATGCCGATAATTGGCAGGTGTTTGCGAACGTCAGCGCCGGGACGGGCCAGGGGTCTGCTAAGCTCGCGTCCACCTTCCTTGACGGCACGTCGAACACGATCTTGTTCGCCGAACGTGTCGGAAAGTGTGGCGGTGTCTATCCCCTCTACGCCAGATGGGACAATCAATCCGATGCATATTCACCCGTCTTCGCCGGACCGAGCGACACGACGGGCACGACCCTGACTCCCCAGGCGGGGGTTACTATCGCGAATTGCAATTACAAGCAACCCAATTCTTTCCACACTGGCGGGGTGATCTGCGGCTTGGGGGATGGAAGCATTCGATTCGTATCGAGTTCGGTGAGCGGGACAACTTTCTGGGCGGCTTGCACGCCTGCGAACTCTGACTTGCTCGGTTCGGACTGGTAG
- a CDS encoding IS701 family transposase, with the protein MTEQEIVGVGPAFARYLGRYRDVFRQDRTAAHFDTYCRGLLSDLPRKSIEPIALASGTTVRTLQLFVTTSVWSYDEARTRLHRFVADTLADLPTDPVGTVGVIDETSSRKWGDHTPGVQRQYLGCVGKVDNGIVTVHVGVTKGTFRTLLDADLFLPESWDVDRARCQAAGIPDTVRHHPKWRLALDQLLRANTNGITFDWLTFDEGYGAAVPLLTVLGVMGQRFVGEIPTNFAVRDAAGGPSRRADERLTGGHAERGRVYRLTRQTTRPSVWRVATAIVWVADRKHTLMVARNDATGEIKYFLTNATAEPVARILAVAFRRWTVEHLFRVAKQEVGLMHYEGRDYTGLMRHLTLAVVVLGFVAAHTERLRGEKPRRDDGAGVPGAQRPVRDPVPAATGNRGHPTYQRRNSIPPAAKQASHPIS; encoded by the coding sequence ATGACCGAGCAGGAAATCGTGGGCGTCGGCCCGGCGTTCGCCCGGTATCTGGGCCGGTATCGGGACGTGTTCCGGCAGGACCGCACGGCCGCCCACTTCGACACGTATTGTCGGGGCCTGTTATCCGACCTGCCGCGGAAATCGATCGAACCGATCGCGTTGGCGAGCGGGACGACGGTCCGTACCCTCCAGTTGTTCGTGACGACCTCGGTGTGGTCGTACGACGAGGCCCGGACGCGGTTGCACCGATTCGTGGCCGATACGCTGGCCGATCTCCCGACCGATCCCGTCGGAACGGTCGGGGTGATCGACGAGACGAGCAGCCGGAAGTGGGGGGATCACACTCCGGGCGTCCAACGGCAGTACCTGGGGTGTGTGGGCAAGGTCGACAATGGGATCGTGACCGTCCACGTGGGGGTCACCAAGGGCACCTTTCGTACCCTGTTGGACGCCGACCTGTTCCTACCCGAGTCGTGGGACGTGGACCGCGCGCGGTGTCAGGCGGCCGGCATCCCGGACACCGTCCGGCACCACCCGAAGTGGCGGCTGGCCCTCGACCAACTCCTCCGGGCGAACACGAACGGGATCACGTTCGACTGGCTGACGTTCGACGAAGGGTACGGGGCAGCCGTCCCGCTCCTGACCGTGTTGGGCGTGATGGGACAGCGGTTCGTGGGTGAAATCCCGACGAATTTCGCCGTCCGGGACGCGGCCGGGGGCCCCTCCCGGCGGGCCGACGAGCGGTTGACCGGGGGTCACGCCGAGCGGGGGCGAGTGTACCGGTTGACCCGCCAGACGACCCGCCCGTCGGTCTGGCGGGTGGCCACCGCCATCGTCTGGGTGGCCGACCGCAAGCACACCCTGATGGTCGCCCGCAACGACGCGACCGGGGAGATCAAGTACTTCCTGACGAACGCCACGGCCGAGCCGGTGGCTCGGATTCTCGCCGTCGCCTTCCGCCGGTGGACGGTCGAGCATCTATTCCGGGTCGCCAAACAGGAAGTCGGACTGATGCACTACGAGGGGCGGGATTACACGGGGCTGATGCGGCACCTGACCCTGGCCGTGGTCGTCCTCGGATTCGTCGCCGCCCACACGGAGCGGCTCCGGGGGGAAAAACCCAGACGTGACGATGGAGCAGGTGTGCCGGGCGCTCAACGTCCGGTGCGCGATCCTGTTCCGGCGGCGACGGGGAACCGGGGCCACCCAACATACCAGCGACGTAATTCAATACCACCAGCGGCGAAACAAGCAAGCCACCCGATCTCATAA
- a CDS encoding alpha/beta hydrolase, which produces MTLSIFGPVLAFGLVAISSVLAQDVKDTKDTKKDEKAVKRQPSPPPVPPTAENLAYGPLERQVLDFFQAKSDKPTPLVFCIHGGGWVRGDKSNYYIFVKPYLDNGISVVTINYRFIKQGVEQKVTPPVKAPLEDAARALQFVRSKAAAWNIDKSRIGATGASAGGCSALWLALHDDMADPQSNDPVARESTRLFCAAVDSAQTTLDPKEVREWLPNYTYGAHSFGMRTLDNVEKNRETVTPWLNSTAQ; this is translated from the coding sequence ATGACTCTAAGTATTTTCGGCCCTGTTCTCGCCTTCGGGCTCGTTGCAATAAGCAGCGTTCTTGCTCAAGATGTCAAGGACACGAAGGACACCAAGAAGGACGAAAAGGCGGTCAAGAGACAACCGTCGCCCCCTCCGGTGCCCCCGACTGCGGAGAACCTGGCGTACGGGCCGCTCGAACGGCAGGTGCTCGATTTCTTCCAGGCCAAATCGGATAAGCCCACACCACTCGTCTTCTGTATTCATGGCGGCGGATGGGTACGCGGTGACAAGAGCAACTACTACATCTTCGTGAAGCCATACCTGGATAATGGCATTTCCGTGGTCACGATCAATTACCGCTTCATCAAGCAGGGGGTCGAGCAGAAGGTGACGCCGCCGGTGAAGGCCCCGCTCGAAGACGCGGCCCGCGCGTTGCAGTTCGTCCGCTCCAAGGCCGCCGCGTGGAACATCGACAAGAGTCGGATCGGGGCCACAGGCGCCTCGGCGGGCGGTTGCTCCGCGCTCTGGTTGGCCCTGCACGACGACATGGCCGATCCCCAGAGCAATGACCCGGTGGCTCGCGAATCGACGCGGTTGTTTTGCGCCGCAGTCGACAGCGCTCAAACCACGCTCGATCCGAAAGAGGTCCGCGAATGGCTTCCGAACTACACATATGGAGCTCATTCGTTCGGAATGAGGACGCTCGACAATGTGGAAAAGAACCGGGAAACGGTCACCCCATGGCTTAACAGTACAGCGCAGTAA
- a CDS encoding bifunctional nuclease family protein, with product MERVIFTGSDWQLLVLREIGGPRRLPFGIGYVEATAIWWMLKAEPISRPLTHQAWVDTVIALGAKVQSAVVVARRGDTYFAELRVVRDGVMSIIDVRPSDAILVALRAGVPFLFSETLLTADSASGPEPAEPR from the coding sequence GTGGAACGGGTCATTTTCACCGGCTCAGACTGGCAGTTGCTTGTGCTACGTGAGATCGGTGGGCCGCGACGACTGCCCTTCGGCATCGGTTACGTTGAGGCCACGGCGATCTGGTGGATGCTGAAAGCGGAGCCAATCTCCCGTCCGCTCACCCATCAGGCGTGGGTAGATACGGTGATCGCATTAGGGGCCAAGGTTCAATCGGCTGTTGTCGTCGCCCGCCGCGGCGATACCTACTTTGCTGAACTTCGCGTGGTCCGCGACGGGGTGATGTCGATAATTGACGTGCGGCCAAGCGACGCCATACTTGTCGCCCTCCGCGCCGGCGTACCGTTCTTGTTCTCTGAGACATTATTGACAGCGGATTCGGCCTCCGGGCCTGAGCCGGCTGAACCCAGGTAG